Proteins encoded by one window of Gopherus evgoodei ecotype Sinaloan lineage unplaced genomic scaffold, rGopEvg1_v1.p scaffold_32_arrow_ctg1, whole genome shotgun sequence:
- the LOC115640867 gene encoding killer cell lectin-like receptor subfamily B member 1B allele A: MHTGGTWISWNDLSEIPQCPRWHRMALWLGWAGNVILAAAVIALGVWGQTGSPRTTNGIECNSSPKDSQSCSNQNLYPKPDNNSTEGCGCKLCPADWLLHKNKCYWVSKESKTWSESREDCSAKSSQILVIQDKKEMAYVLSIPQLNLVWLGLQVPSPERKWTWVDGATFDETLFQLTGTADRESCGMIKGNRTISETYTAVAKWICEKVALK; the protein is encoded by the exons AAATCCCTCAGTGCCCACGCTGGCATCGGATGGCTTTATGGCTTGGATGGGCCGGGAACGTCATCCTAGCAGCAGCTGTGATCGCGCTTGGTGTTTGGG GTCAGACTGGAAGCCCGAGAACAACAAATGGAATTGAATGTAATTCCAGCCCGAAGGATTCCCAGTCTTGTTCGAATCAAAATTTGTATCCAAAGCCAGACAACAACTCAACAG AGGGCTGTGGATGCAAACTGTGCCCTGCTGACTGGCTGCTGCACAAGAACAAGTGCTATTGGGTCTCTAAAGAAAGTAAAACCTGGAGTGAGAGTCGTGAGGACTGCTCAGCGAAGAGCTCTCAGATCCTGGTGATCCAAGACAAGAAGGAGATG GCGTACGTACTGAGTATTCCACAGCTGAACCTGGTCTGGCTTGGACTCCAGGTTCCATCCCCAGAGAGGAAATGGACCTGGGTGGATGGCGCCACGTTCGATGAAACACT GTTCCAGCTAACAGGCACTGCTGACAGGGAGAGCTGTGGGATGATCAAAGGGAACCGCACTATTTCGGAAACCTACACGGCTGTAGCTAAATGGATTTGTGAGAAAGTTGCCCTGAAATaa
- the LOC115640894 gene encoding LOW QUALITY PROTEIN: C-type lectin domain family 2 member E-like (The sequence of the model RefSeq protein was modified relative to this genomic sequence to represent the inferred CDS: inserted 1 base in 1 codon), producing the protein MALNLSGPGPNRLRKCASHQVLVPATITVLIIIIVTLAALLAVEKSKPSLAAPGPPAGPCCPDGWIGYRGKCYYFSETEGNWTYSQSQCSALSASLAGIDSEQEKDFLICYKGFLDRWIGLQREPGQPWRWPNGIEFNNWFPIRGGGDCAFLMDEGWFGSSRCSTGRRWICSKPNACTMGXGRIVESKLGDS; encoded by the exons ATGGCTTTGAATCTTTCAGGCCCTGGGCCTAACAGGCTCAGGAAATGTGCTTCCCATCAAGTCCTAGTCCCAGCTACCATCACAGTTTTGATCATCATCATCGTTACTCTAGCAGCACTTTTAGCAG TGGAAAAATCCAAACCATCTCTAGCTGCTCCAGgcccccctgctgggccctgctGCCCGGACGGCTGGATCGGGTACCGAGGGAAATGCTATTATTTCTCAGAGACTGAAGGGAACTGGACCTACAGCCAGAGCCAGTGCTCTGCACTCAGTGCCTCCCTGGCTGGGATCGACAGTGAGCAGGAAAAG GATTTCCTGATATGTTATAAGGGCTTCCTTGACCGTTGGATCGGCCTCCAGAGGGAGCCGGGCCAGCCTTGGAGATGGCCCAATGGCATCGAATTCAACAACTG gtTTCCGATAAGAGGAGGCGGCGACTGTGCTTTTCTGATGGATGAGGGCTGGTTCGGCAGCTCGcgctgcagcacagggagacgctGGATCTGCAGCAAACCCAATGCCTGTACAATGG AAGGACGTATTGTGGAGTCAAAACTTGGAGACTCTTAG